One Methanolobus sp. WCC4 DNA segment encodes these proteins:
- a CDS encoding GTP-binding protein, with protein sequence MKVIIIGGFLGSGKTTTLRNLGKHLIDKGHKIAIIVNEVGEVGVDGETISSSGLVTKELTSGCICCSLKVSMEFTLQTIIEDYEPDMVIIEPTGIAFPLQIKEHIELMDLGEISFAPVVSIVDASRFGAEWEQIPKFIENQIKESEIVCINKIDLVDSEAIAASTQMVLGINPDAIVVEFSAKNADEKFERFMDLLTGESEIHQQREDLNSMEVSGVGTYAGEYSITSNGIHPDKVTTMLVHLLMDIRGKVREINPDFVGHIKFSFKFSEGLIKGSLTSSDGEPVVEILDEMGDGEEHLKFLSAVTKVPKEELVDIVDGSIRGTLEKEGLTFEKVSSEVCDEPNIINLDL encoded by the coding sequence ATGAAAGTTATAATCATAGGCGGTTTTCTTGGTAGCGGTAAAACAACTACTTTAAGGAATCTTGGCAAACATCTGATCGATAAAGGACATAAGATAGCTATAATAGTCAATGAGGTCGGCGAGGTCGGAGTCGATGGTGAGACCATCTCAAGCAGTGGTCTTGTCACAAAGGAACTTACCAGTGGTTGTATCTGCTGTTCACTGAAGGTCAGTATGGAGTTCACCCTGCAGACCATAATAGAGGACTACGAACCTGATATGGTTATCATCGAACCTACGGGAATAGCATTCCCGCTTCAGATAAAGGAACATATCGAACTGATGGACCTGGGTGAAATATCGTTCGCACCTGTGGTCTCCATTGTGGATGCAAGTCGGTTTGGTGCTGAATGGGAGCAGATCCCTAAGTTCATCGAGAACCAGATAAAGGAGTCTGAGATCGTCTGCATCAATAAGATAGACCTTGTGGACAGTGAGGCAATAGCAGCGTCAACTCAGATGGTGCTGGGGATAAACCCTGATGCGATCGTCGTGGAGTTCTCCGCAAAGAATGCTGATGAGAAGTTCGAGAGGTTCATGGACCTGCTGACAGGTGAGAGTGAGATTCACCAGCAGCGTGAGGACCTTAATTCAATGGAGGTATCAGGTGTTGGTACATATGCCGGTGAGTATTCGATCACCTCAAATGGGATCCATCCTGATAAGGTTACAACCATGCTTGTCCATCTGCTAATGGATATCAGGGGAAAGGTCAGGGAGATAAATCCTGACTTTGTGGGTCATATCAAGTTCAGCTTCAAGTTCAGTGAGGGTCTTATCAAAGGCAGTCTGACATCTTCTGATGGTGAGCCTGTGGTTGAGATACTTGATGAGATGGGCGATGGCGAAGAACACCTTAAGTTCCTGAGTGCTGTGACAAAGGTCCCCAAGGAAGAACTCGTGGATATCGTGGATGGCAGTATCCGTGGAACTCTGGAGAAAGAAGGTCTCACCTTTGAGAAGGTAAGTTCAGAGGTCTGCGATGAACCGAACATAATAAACCTTGACCTGTAA
- a CDS encoding DUF2148 domain-containing protein gives MIQNAELEVITSLAKTILVAARTAPKGKGVDDIVTYLLHDDERIQLADKMDELGGIKKMNFLKRDANNVRDADCLVLIGLKSSGATSLNCGACGFETCKDMLEQKKVKVEFTGPHCMIKYVDLGIAVGSAVSKAKDLCMDNRVLYSAGAAACYFDMIDADVAMAVPLSVKGKNIFFDRPLTK, from the coding sequence ATGATACAGAATGCTGAACTTGAGGTGATCACATCGCTAGCAAAGACCATCCTTGTAGCTGCAAGGACCGCACCAAAGGGTAAGGGCGTTGACGATATAGTGACATATCTTCTTCATGATGATGAAAGGATTCAACTTGCGGACAAGATGGATGAGCTTGGTGGTATCAAGAAGATGAATTTCCTGAAGCGCGATGCGAACAATGTAAGGGATGCTGACTGTCTTGTTCTTATTGGCCTGAAGTCCTCAGGTGCAACCTCGCTTAACTGTGGTGCATGTGGTTTTGAGACATGCAAGGACATGCTTGAGCAAAAGAAGGTTAAAGTGGAATTTACCGGACCGCATTGTATGATAAAGTATGTGGACCTTGGGATTGCTGTGGGTTCTGCAGTTTCGAAGGCAAAGGACCTGTGTATGGATAACAGGGTGCTGTATTCAGCAGGAGCTGCTGCCTGTTATTTTGATATGATAGATGCGGATGTTGCAATGGCGGTTCCATTGAGCGTCAAGGGGAAGAATATCTTCTTTGATAGACCACTCACTAAGTGA
- a CDS encoding PAS domain-containing sensor histidine kinase → MGMTQGYEKKDDKLLAEVFMSLSDSIAVLDVDGTIIATNHKWKDFTAKGDENNLRSCSEGTNYLKVCGGRRSKSPVPTPDMVQGIADVINGKSKIFEAEHPCCRSSDERWCMVRVVPLKNTFPTPVLVYHIDITEKKIIERESHSFRDMIEQSADGIIFADKDFKIRYINRACEELYGWKLEEVIGMMPDKLIGGDLISVDKQHEVYSTISSGKTFSGERVNYRKDGTAFICKFMVSPLYAEDGDIYGYLGSQTDITDYKKAKEKLQENDKMFQVLYENMPGGTLIIGRDYIIKDVNNRTCEITGYKREELVGQLCDIICPKGSASKKCPIWEEGKEGFMGMDTAVKCKDGRKNPILKNAKRTVSDDEIYILENFQDISELKTIQEELLNSKIVAEEANRAKSDFLTTMSHELRTPLNSIIGFSQMLGERRFGELNGKQERYVSNIATSGKHLLNLINNILDISKVEAGKMELICEEFDVTEVFEDIENLIYPFSSKKDINISINAPSESLLIYADKTKFKQIMYNLLNNAVKFTPSGGYINVSANYIDSELHIMVEDNGIGISESNLELIFHPFRQIDSATSREFEGTGLGLALVKNFVELHGGRIHVESEPGEGSTFKFFISEVNCVDN, encoded by the coding sequence ATGGGTATGACACAAGGATATGAAAAAAAAGACGATAAACTGCTAGCTGAAGTATTCATGTCCCTGTCTGACAGTATTGCAGTTCTTGACGTAGATGGAACGATCATTGCTACAAATCATAAATGGAAAGACTTTACTGCAAAAGGAGATGAAAATAATCTCCGGTCCTGCAGCGAAGGCACTAATTATCTGAAAGTATGTGGAGGAAGAAGGAGCAAAAGCCCCGTACCTACTCCTGATATGGTTCAGGGAATAGCAGATGTGATCAATGGCAAGTCAAAGATATTTGAGGCAGAACATCCCTGTTGCCGTTCAAGTGATGAAAGATGGTGCATGGTCAGAGTAGTGCCTTTGAAGAACACCTTTCCTACCCCTGTTCTTGTATATCACATTGATATCACGGAAAAGAAGATAATTGAACGGGAATCCCACAGTTTCCGTGACATGATAGAACAGTCTGCTGATGGTATTATATTTGCGGATAAGGATTTCAAGATCCGATATATTAACAGGGCATGTGAGGAACTGTACGGATGGAAACTTGAAGAAGTTATAGGGATGATGCCTGATAAACTGATAGGTGGGGACCTGATATCAGTAGATAAGCAGCATGAGGTCTATTCCACGATAAGTTCGGGAAAAACATTTTCCGGTGAGAGGGTCAATTACCGTAAGGATGGAACTGCTTTTATCTGCAAGTTCATGGTATCTCCCCTCTATGCCGAAGATGGGGATATATATGGTTACCTGGGTTCACAAACAGACATCACTGATTATAAAAAGGCAAAGGAAAAGCTACAGGAAAATGATAAGATGTTCCAGGTCCTGTACGAGAACATGCCTGGTGGAACCCTTATCATAGGAAGGGATTACATCATCAAGGATGTGAACAATCGTACCTGCGAGATAACCGGATACAAAAGGGAAGAACTTGTAGGTCAGTTGTGTGATATTATATGTCCAAAGGGCTCTGCTTCCAAAAAGTGTCCCATCTGGGAAGAGGGAAAAGAAGGCTTCATGGGTATGGATACGGCTGTTAAGTGCAAAGATGGAAGAAAGAATCCCATCCTGAAGAATGCAAAGAGAACAGTTTCTGATGATGAGATCTATATTCTTGAGAATTTCCAGGACATCTCTGAATTAAAAACGATACAGGAAGAGTTGTTAAACTCTAAGATAGTAGCAGAGGAAGCAAACCGGGCCAAATCTGATTTTCTTACAACCATGAGTCATGAGTTGCGTACCCCTCTGAATTCCATAATTGGTTTTTCACAGATGCTTGGAGAAAGGAGATTCGGTGAACTGAACGGAAAGCAGGAGAGGTACGTATCTAACATAGCTACCAGTGGCAAACATCTGCTGAACCTTATTAACAATATTCTTGATATATCCAAAGTCGAGGCAGGCAAAATGGAACTGATCTGCGAGGAATTCGATGTAACTGAAGTCTTTGAAGACATCGAGAACCTCATCTATCCGTTCTCCTCAAAGAAGGACATCAATATCTCTATAAATGCACCTTCTGAAAGCCTTTTGATATATGCAGACAAAACGAAGTTCAAGCAGATAATGTACAACCTCCTGAACAATGCTGTCAAATTCACACCGTCTGGCGGCTATATCAATGTATCTGCAAATTACATCGACAGTGAACTGCATATCATGGTGGAAGACAACGGTATTGGAATATCGGAATCAAATCTGGAATTGATATTCCATCCCTTCAGGCAGATAGATTCTGCAACATCCAGGGAATTCGAGGGAACCGGGCTTGGCCTTGCTCTGGTTAAGAATTTCGTAGAACTGCACGGTGGCAGGATCCATGTAGAAAGTGAACCGGGAGAAGGTTCCACATTCAAATTTTTCATCAGTGAAGTCAATTGTGTAGACAATTGA
- the arsB gene encoding ACR3 family arsenite efflux transporter — protein MAKACITKEPQGLAFFERYLTVWVILCIVAGIVLGKFAPGVALYLDSLSIYVDGAPVVSIPIAICLFFMMYPIMVKIDFGEVLKAGQNLKPVGLTLFINWAIKPFTMYAISIFFLGTLFLGFIGPEATDLVKMPFGLDLPVGASYGEGTVVLQDGVKMLEIPLWRSYLAGCILLGIAPCTAMVLVWGFLARGNDCHTLVMVAINSLTMLFLYGPLGGFLLGVGKLPVPWEALALSIGVYVALPLAAGYISRKLIIRTKGEEWFNTSFVHLLTPVTITALLVTLILLFSFKGETILAQPLTILWIAVPLFIQTVFIFLLGYVLAKFLKLSYENAAPSAMIGASNHFEVAIATSTILFGLSSGAALATVVGVLIEVPVMLMLVRFCLRTEGWFN, from the coding sequence ATGGCAAAAGCATGTATAACTAAAGAACCTCAAGGACTTGCCTTCTTTGAGAGATATCTGACCGTTTGGGTGATCCTGTGTATCGTTGCAGGTATCGTGCTCGGAAAATTCGCTCCCGGAGTAGCTCTTTATCTTGACAGCCTGTCGATATATGTCGACGGTGCACCTGTGGTCTCTATTCCTATAGCTATCTGTCTGTTCTTCATGATGTATCCTATCATGGTGAAGATCGACTTCGGTGAGGTACTCAAGGCAGGTCAGAACCTGAAACCTGTCGGTCTTACACTATTCATCAACTGGGCTATCAAGCCTTTTACCATGTACGCGATCTCTATCTTCTTCCTTGGAACACTGTTCCTCGGGTTCATCGGTCCTGAAGCAACGGACCTTGTTAAGATGCCATTCGGACTTGACCTTCCCGTTGGTGCAAGCTATGGCGAGGGTACGGTCGTATTGCAGGATGGTGTCAAGATGCTTGAGATCCCTCTCTGGAGAAGTTACCTTGCAGGATGCATCCTTCTGGGAATCGCCCCCTGTACTGCAATGGTTCTTGTGTGGGGATTCCTTGCACGTGGAAATGACTGCCACACACTTGTGATGGTTGCGATAAACTCCCTGACCATGCTCTTCCTCTATGGTCCCCTTGGAGGTTTCCTTCTTGGAGTTGGCAAACTTCCGGTTCCCTGGGAGGCACTGGCATTGTCCATAGGTGTGTATGTGGCACTTCCGCTTGCGGCGGGATACATATCAAGGAAGCTTATCATACGGACGAAAGGTGAGGAGTGGTTCAATACCAGTTTTGTTCACCTGCTGACCCCTGTTACGATAACAGCACTCCTTGTCACCCTGATACTGCTCTTCAGTTTCAAGGGTGAGACTATACTTGCACAGCCGCTTACGATACTGTGGATCGCTGTTCCACTGTTCATACAGACGGTGTTCATATTCCTGCTGGGATATGTGCTTGCAAAGTTCCTGAAACTGAGCTATGAGAATGCAGCCCCATCAGCTATGATCGGTGCTTCCAATCACTTTGAGGTCGCGATTGCAACCTCTACTATACTCTTTGGTCTGTCCTCCGGGGCAGCCCTTGCAACGGTTGTGGGTGTACTTATCGAAGTACCTGTTATGCTCATGCTGGTCAGGTTCTGTCTGCGGACAGAAGGATGGTTCAATTAA
- a CDS encoding CBS domain-containing protein: protein MDVKDVMNTEVITCSSETPIREVAQLLKQNNISGIPVVDEGKVLGIVSEGDVLKLLEVPEHGGLWLPSPFEVIEVPIRELLNWEETKQMLEDFGSKPITEIMTKEVYAIGPDASIEDASAVLTKHKINRLPVVDEDYNLVGIVTRGDIISGLGQL, encoded by the coding sequence ATGGACGTTAAAGATGTAATGAACACTGAAGTCATCACCTGCTCATCCGAGACCCCTATCAGGGAGGTAGCACAACTCCTGAAGCAAAATAATATCAGTGGGATCCCTGTTGTTGATGAGGGAAAGGTGCTTGGAATAGTCTCCGAGGGAGATGTCCTCAAGTTGCTTGAGGTCCCTGAACATGGCGGACTCTGGCTTCCAAGTCCTTTCGAGGTCATCGAGGTGCCTATCCGCGAGCTTCTCAACTGGGAAGAGACCAAGCAAATGCTTGAGGATTTTGGTTCAAAGCCGATCACGGAGATAATGACCAAAGAGGTTTATGCAATAGGTCCTGATGCTTCCATTGAGGACGCTTCCGCTGTCCTTACGAAACACAAGATAAACCGTCTTCCAGTTGTGGATGAGGATTACAATCTTGTAGGCATCGTCACACGTGGTGACATAATTAGCGGTCTTGGACAATTGTAA
- the argJ gene encoding bifunctional ornithine acetyltransferase/N-acetylglutamate synthase, which produces MKFIEGGICAVEGVRAGGIKPGKMGLAVIQAEGNAAGVYTRNKVIAAPLVVTRDHISKTGKLSGVIVNSGNANAFTGVQGLADARIMASSLASKLGVEEELIGVASTGVVGRKLDTSWITTHLNEVLDLMGEDADASMSAARSIMTTDTVPKEIAIEMDSGIRIAGIAKGSGMIEPNMGTMLGFVYTDAEVDPDVLQSCLTVAVDKSFNMIVVDGDTSTNDMVLLTATGQSGITPEIADLQAGLDLVLTELAKMIAIDGEGATKLIESKVTGAATEEDACLVAKAIVRSPLVKSAIFGQDPNWGRVVVAAGYSGADMDQTKISLSFSAGTEVVELVKDGEVVKNDEDALKSLKSIMNQDEIFIITDLGMGHESATAWGCDLTYDYVRINAEYTT; this is translated from the coding sequence ATGAAATTCATTGAAGGCGGTATCTGTGCCGTAGAAGGCGTGCGTGCCGGTGGCATTAAACCCGGTAAGATGGGACTGGCAGTCATACAGGCAGAAGGGAACGCTGCCGGAGTCTACACCAGGAACAAGGTAATCGCAGCTCCACTGGTTGTAACAAGGGACCATATCTCAAAGACCGGAAAGCTCTCCGGTGTTATCGTGAACAGTGGCAATGCCAATGCTTTCACAGGCGTGCAGGGTCTTGCAGATGCACGGATCATGGCGTCATCCCTCGCATCGAAACTTGGTGTTGAGGAGGAACTTATAGGCGTGGCTTCCACAGGTGTCGTTGGGCGTAAACTCGACACAAGCTGGATAACCACCCATCTGAACGAGGTATTGGACTTAATGGGTGAGGATGCCGATGCAAGTATGAGTGCAGCACGCTCAATCATGACAACCGACACCGTCCCCAAGGAGATAGCCATCGAGATGGATTCCGGCATCCGCATTGCAGGTATTGCCAAGGGTTCGGGTATGATCGAGCCTAACATGGGTACCATGCTTGGTTTCGTGTACACCGATGCAGAAGTGGACCCGGATGTATTACAGTCATGTCTCACAGTTGCCGTTGACAAGAGCTTCAACATGATAGTTGTGGATGGTGATACAAGCACCAACGACATGGTACTTTTGACAGCCACAGGGCAGTCCGGCATAACTCCTGAGATCGCCGACCTTCAGGCAGGTCTTGACCTTGTGCTCACCGAGCTTGCAAAGATGATAGCCATAGATGGAGAAGGCGCCACAAAACTGATCGAATCCAAGGTCACAGGTGCAGCCACAGAAGAGGATGCCTGTCTAGTGGCCAAAGCGATAGTCCGTTCCCCTCTGGTGAAATCCGCCATCTTCGGCCAGGACCCCAACTGGGGACGTGTCGTGGTTGCAGCAGGATACTCCGGTGCCGATATGGACCAGACGAAGATCTCTCTCTCATTCTCAGCAGGGACCGAGGTCGTCGAACTGGTAAAGGACGGCGAGGTCGTTAAGAACGACGAAGATGCCCTCAAAAGTCTGAAGTCCATCATGAATCAGGATGAGATATTCATCATAACCGACCTCGGCATGGGTCATGAGAGTGCCACTGCATGGGGCTGTGACCTGACGTACGATTATGTCAGGATCAATGCTGAGTATACGACTTGA
- the argC gene encoding N-acetyl-gamma-glutamyl-phosphate reductase, whose protein sequence is MYKIYVDGQHGTTGLLVNERLAKHPQVEILEIPYEERHNRELRTKLLNEADLVFLCLPDEAVEDTVGLITNPNTKIIDASTANRINEAWAYGLPELSAAHREKITGASKVSNPGCHATASIVALFPLVEEGIISKDTAVPLFSITGYTGGGKQMIATYETTEERAYKAPRQYALGLTHKHVPEVMVHSGLNVKPMLMPVVSNFPRGLAVTLPLSVKDLEKAVTKDSLYEVYQRYYGDSIFIRVHEVDEADDLVDNAFDVQGSNDTNYLDLYIYGNEEQIQVISRLDNLGKGASGAAIQNMNIMLGMDETTGLL, encoded by the coding sequence ATGTACAAGATATACGTGGACGGTCAACACGGAACGACCGGCTTACTGGTTAATGAGCGTCTGGCAAAGCACCCGCAGGTTGAGATACTTGAGATCCCGTATGAGGAGCGTCATAACAGGGAATTGAGGACTAAGCTGCTCAACGAGGCGGACCTTGTGTTCCTGTGTCTGCCGGATGAGGCGGTCGAGGATACCGTGGGTCTGATCACCAACCCGAATACAAAGATTATCGATGCATCTACAGCCAACCGTATAAATGAGGCATGGGCTTATGGATTGCCTGAACTCTCTGCCGCACACAGGGAGAAGATAACCGGGGCCAGCAAGGTATCAAATCCGGGTTGTCATGCCACGGCTTCCATAGTTGCACTTTTTCCTCTTGTTGAGGAAGGTATCATATCAAAGGATACAGCAGTGCCACTGTTTTCCATAACCGGATATACCGGTGGCGGGAAGCAGATGATAGCGACCTATGAGACCACGGAAGAGCGTGCCTATAAGGCTCCAAGGCAGTATGCTCTGGGACTGACCCACAAGCATGTGCCTGAGGTAATGGTCCACTCCGGTCTTAACGTGAAACCAATGCTTATGCCAGTGGTTTCCAATTTCCCAAGGGGACTGGCTGTCACATTGCCATTGTCCGTGAAGGATTTGGAAAAAGCTGTGACAAAGGACAGCCTGTATGAGGTTTACCAGAGATATTATGGGGATTCCATATTCATCCGTGTTCATGAGGTTGATGAGGCAGATGATCTGGTGGATAATGCCTTCGATGTTCAGGGAAGTAACGATACCAACTATCTGGATTTGTACATATACGGCAACGAGGAACAGATACAGGTCATATCCCGTCTGGACAATCTCGGTAAAGGCGCATCAGGTGCAGCAATACAGAACATGAATATCATGCTTGGCATGGATGAGACGACCGGTCTTTTGTGA
- the pfkC gene encoding ADP-specific phosphofructokinase yields MEISDWEKLYDEAVSTVRGQLGNVQGVFVAYNSNVDAMKHIREEEIKKLIGIIGPAKLRERMIEYPREIKDPVDFMARLFIAMRDGKAAEVPTYTTDIHEWLMDNLVFDSARMGGQAGIISNLLVTLGVKNVITYVPWLSREQAEYFADSPDLWHPAMEDGKLVLKHPKEAFNPEQKPKINWIIEFSRGMRFRCAGEEFEVPRDNRLIVSSRPNWIRIDMSEEMYEQLSEIREDIDGAILAGYQMIKEEYEDGSTYADYVKKAVDVIERLKGCNPQMRIHVEFTSIQNKVIRKAILTEIVKKHVTSLGLDTVEVANALNVLGYEELAYSVINKGEDSIVSLYEGAVRLLKELDLQRVHIHSLGYYICVVSKDHPLDVKEQREALLFASALAATQATLGSISNIDDISTGLGVPVYDQGFEDLIELEKYLVRRGVCSAEDFEDGCIGAPGHNLIIVPSKVVKDPVATVGIGDTISAGAFIALLAKMPKVNVCKAME; encoded by the coding sequence ATGGAGATCTCAGATTGGGAGAAACTGTATGATGAGGCAGTCTCAACTGTCAGGGGGCAGCTTGGGAACGTGCAGGGAGTGTTCGTGGCGTACAATAGCAATGTGGATGCCATGAAACATATCAGGGAAGAAGAGATAAAGAAGCTCATTGGTATCATTGGTCCTGCTAAACTTCGGGAGAGGATGATCGAGTATCCCCGGGAGATAAAGGACCCTGTTGATTTCATGGCACGTCTTTTCATAGCCATGAGGGATGGAAAGGCGGCAGAGGTACCAACCTATACTACCGATATCCATGAATGGCTCATGGATAACCTTGTTTTCGATTCTGCACGGATGGGCGGTCAGGCAGGTATCATATCCAATCTTCTTGTAACCCTTGGCGTGAAGAACGTCATAACCTATGTACCCTGGCTCTCAAGGGAGCAGGCAGAATATTTTGCGGATTCTCCTGACCTCTGGCACCCCGCCATGGAGGATGGGAAACTTGTCCTTAAGCATCCTAAGGAAGCCTTCAACCCCGAACAGAAACCCAAGATAAACTGGATTATCGAATTCTCCAGAGGTATGAGGTTCCGGTGTGCAGGCGAGGAATTCGAGGTTCCAAGGGATAATCGTCTAATTGTCTCCTCAAGACCCAACTGGATACGTATTGACATGAGCGAAGAGATGTATGAGCAGTTATCCGAGATAAGGGAGGATATCGATGGTGCCATACTTGCCGGTTACCAGATGATAAAAGAGGAATACGAGGATGGCAGCACCTATGCTGATTATGTGAAGAAGGCCGTGGATGTAATAGAGCGACTGAAGGGATGCAACCCTCAGATGCGCATACATGTGGAATTTACATCCATACAGAACAAGGTTATCCGTAAAGCCATTCTCACAGAAATTGTGAAAAAACATGTCACATCCCTTGGTCTTGATACCGTGGAGGTCGCCAATGCCCTCAACGTGCTTGGATATGAGGAACTGGCGTATTCTGTGATAAACAAAGGTGAGGACAGTATCGTTTCACTTTATGAGGGAGCCGTCAGGCTTCTTAAGGAACTCGATCTGCAGAGGGTCCACATCCATTCACTTGGATATTATATCTGTGTGGTGTCAAAGGACCATCCACTGGATGTAAAAGAACAAAGGGAAGCCCTGCTCTTTGCCTCAGCCCTTGCAGCAACCCAGGCAACCCTTGGTTCCATCAGTAATATCGATGACATCTCAACAGGTCTTGGTGTCCCGGTCTATGACCAGGGATTCGAGGACCTGATAGAGCTTGAGAAGTATCTTGTCAGGAGGGGTGTCTGTTCTGCCGAGGATTTCGAAGACGGATGCATCGGCGCACCCGGTCATAACCTGATCATAGTTCCCTCCAAGGTTGTAAAGGATCCCGTTGCAACGGTGGGGATAGGAGATACAATATCCGCCGGTGCCTTCATTGCCCTGCTGGCAAAGATGCCAAAGGTGAATGTTTGCAAAGCAATGGAATGA
- a CDS encoding ADP-dependent glucokinase/phosphofructokinase, which yields MNILCAYNANIDSIYHIDGEELSRLLADHPDVQEKVSKPPGSISLVSDVLAGIVICMRDGTGAEWLVHDSEVFDWLKQTFLERSLMRMGGNMGIMSNVLSELGASKVIPNVGSLTELQASFFSQKSILYPHNGKLYKSSELGSILQGDASSHELIHFVFDFKKGDTLTLAGERIVVPRENRFIATYDPLNFRLHIDEHFRDYALEHAKEMDGAIISGYHMLQEDMGDCDYRERLDSSLEQLISWKKENDNFHIHAEFGDFSSENVASYAFSILSPVVDRIGMNEDELATLARMNGMDSKPILAMDPVEIAESAISLCNDFGLCRMLVHTREFVLSVSCMKDDDPELIVEAMDFGVKCAAAFAFSGKLADRETLLDIASGIKESEFGRDASSRLGKYLVEKRDCSGICGLFRSYQLSIIPTRICAEPVSTVGLGDTISAAIFLRELELNS from the coding sequence ATGAACATTCTATGTGCCTACAATGCTAACATAGATTCCATCTATCACATCGATGGAGAGGAACTTTCACGGCTGCTTGCCGATCATCCGGATGTTCAGGAAAAGGTAAGTAAGCCACCAGGTTCCATATCATTGGTGTCCGATGTCCTTGCCGGTATCGTGATATGTATGCGTGATGGCACAGGTGCAGAGTGGCTGGTCCATGATAGTGAGGTATTCGACTGGCTGAAGCAGACGTTCCTTGAACGTTCCCTAATGAGGATGGGAGGTAATATGGGCATCATGTCCAACGTTCTCTCTGAACTCGGGGCTTCGAAGGTGATACCTAATGTCGGCAGCCTGACAGAACTTCAGGCTTCGTTCTTTTCTCAAAAATCCATCCTTTACCCTCATAATGGAAAGCTGTACAAAAGCAGTGAACTGGGATCGATACTTCAGGGAGATGCTTCATCCCATGAACTCATTCATTTCGTCTTCGACTTCAAAAAAGGAGATACTTTAACACTTGCAGGTGAAAGGATAGTTGTCCCAAGGGAGAATCGTTTCATAGCAACGTACGACCCTTTGAACTTCCGGCTCCATATCGATGAACATTTCCGTGACTATGCTCTGGAACATGCAAAAGAGATGGATGGTGCCATCATTTCCGGTTATCACATGCTTCAGGAGGATATGGGGGACTGTGACTACAGAGAAAGACTTGATTCTTCTCTTGAACAGTTGATAAGCTGGAAAAAGGAGAACGATAATTTCCATATCCATGCAGAGTTCGGAGATTTCTCATCGGAGAACGTAGCATCCTATGCATTCTCAATTCTCTCCCCGGTGGTGGACCGTATAGGTATGAATGAGGACGAACTTGCCACTCTTGCCCGGATGAACGGTATGGACTCCAAACCAATACTTGCAATGGACCCTGTGGAAATAGCAGAGTCTGCGATAAGCCTCTGTAACGACTTCGGGCTTTGCAGGATGCTGGTACACACAAGGGAATTCGTGCTTTCTGTCTCATGCATGAAGGATGATGACCCGGAACTCATAGTTGAGGCAATGGACTTCGGGGTGAAGTGTGCAGCTGCCTTTGCATTTTCCGGCAAACTTGCTGACAGGGAAACCCTGCTGGATATAGCATCAGGGATAAAGGAAAGTGAATTCGGAAGGGATGCTTCATCAAGACTGGGAAAGTATCTGGTGGAAAAGCGGGATTGCAGTGGTATATGTGGCCTATTCCGGTCATATCAGTTAAGCATCATCCCGACCCGGATATGTGCTGAGCCTGTTTCCACCGTAGGACTCGGAGATACTATATCAGCCGCTATTTTTTTAAGGGAGCTTGAACTCAACTCCTGA